A region of Pseudarthrobacter sp. NIBRBAC000502770 DNA encodes the following proteins:
- a CDS encoding lipase maturation factor family protein, translating to MDWLWWFDAPEYGFARQVLQRGVAALYFVAFLSTMNQFPALLGERGLLPVPGFLAAFPRFRRPTLFRWRYSDGLLRGVCTAGLVVSALLVAGLPQLGPPWVPLLAFLALWLLYMSIVNVGQTFYGFGWEMLLLEAGFTVGFLGSNQTDPPRTILVLVVWLVFRLEFGAGMIKIRGGREWRDLTALYYHHETQPMPGPLSRQAHLLPKPLHRIEVVGNHIAQLVVPFLLFAPQPVASVAAGVVVLTQLWLVATGNFAWLNWMAIVLAFAAVSDPVAHAVIPAIPADWNAATGARTETPLWWLAITLAASILLLVLSYWPLRNLFSRRQLMNASFNRWQLVNAYGAFGTVTKQRIEIVVEGTLDEDPHDGSDWREYGFKGKPGDVRRLPRQWAPYHLRLDWLMWFLPLRTVHEEWFYAFLGKLLAADRQVLRLLRKDPFDGAAPRWVRVRSFHYRFASRKEFRETGNRWVRTLLSEPIPATSLRRPKGRQR from the coding sequence GTGGACTGGCTGTGGTGGTTTGACGCGCCGGAATACGGGTTCGCCCGCCAGGTGCTGCAACGGGGTGTGGCGGCACTGTATTTTGTTGCGTTCCTGTCCACGATGAACCAGTTCCCCGCCCTGCTCGGCGAGCGCGGCCTCCTCCCGGTGCCTGGGTTCCTTGCCGCGTTCCCCCGTTTCCGCCGGCCCACGCTGTTCCGCTGGCGGTACTCGGACGGGCTGCTGCGCGGAGTCTGCACCGCCGGCCTGGTGGTATCGGCACTGCTGGTGGCCGGACTCCCGCAGCTGGGCCCGCCATGGGTGCCACTGCTTGCGTTCCTGGCCCTGTGGCTGCTGTACATGTCCATCGTGAACGTGGGCCAGACCTTCTACGGGTTCGGCTGGGAAATGCTGCTCCTTGAGGCGGGCTTCACCGTTGGGTTCCTCGGTTCCAACCAGACGGATCCGCCCCGGACCATCCTGGTCCTGGTCGTGTGGCTGGTGTTCCGGCTGGAATTCGGCGCGGGAATGATCAAGATCCGCGGCGGCAGGGAGTGGCGCGACCTGACCGCCCTGTACTACCACCACGAAACCCAGCCCATGCCCGGCCCGCTGAGCCGGCAGGCCCACCTGCTGCCCAAGCCGCTGCACCGGATCGAGGTGGTGGGCAACCACATCGCCCAGCTGGTGGTGCCGTTCCTGCTGTTCGCCCCCCAGCCCGTGGCAAGCGTTGCGGCGGGGGTGGTCGTGCTGACCCAGCTGTGGCTGGTGGCCACCGGCAACTTCGCCTGGCTGAACTGGATGGCGATCGTGCTGGCGTTCGCGGCGGTCAGCGACCCCGTGGCGCACGCCGTGATACCTGCCATCCCGGCGGACTGGAATGCCGCCACGGGCGCCCGGACGGAAACGCCGCTGTGGTGGCTGGCCATCACCCTGGCGGCGTCGATCCTGCTGCTGGTGCTGAGCTACTGGCCGCTGCGGAACCTCTTCTCCCGCCGGCAGCTGATGAATGCCAGCTTCAACCGGTGGCAGCTGGTTAACGCCTACGGGGCCTTCGGCACAGTGACCAAACAGCGCATCGAAATCGTGGTGGAGGGCACGCTGGACGAGGACCCCCATGACGGTTCGGACTGGCGCGAGTACGGCTTCAAAGGCAAGCCTGGGGACGTCCGCCGGCTCCCGCGCCAGTGGGCCCCCTACCACCTGCGGCTGGACTGGCTGATGTGGTTCCTGCCGCTGCGGACCGTCCACGAGGAATGGTTCTACGCCTTCCTCGGCAAGCTCCTGGCCGCTGACCGGCAGGTGCTGCGGCTGCTGCGGAAGGACCCGTTCGACGGCGCCGCGCCACGCTGGGTGCGCGTGCGCAGCTTCCATTACCGCTTCGCCAGCCGGAAGGAGTTCCGCGAAACAGGGAACCGCTGGGTGCGGACCCTGCTTTCCGAGCCGATCCCGGCCACGTCCCTCCGCCGGCCCAAGGGACGGCAGCGGTAG
- the dxr gene encoding 1-deoxy-D-xylulose-5-phosphate reductoisomerase, with the protein MQPRRIVLLGSTGSIGTQAIDVVDGAPHLFEVVALSAGGGNLELLAQQAVHTGATVVGIAGGDPARLASLISDAAAAAGRQGYRPEIVAGPDASARIAAVEADVVLNGITGSIGLAPTLAALKSGATLALANKESLIVGGSLVKAAAREGQIVPVDSEHSAIAQCLRSGTAVEVDKLILTASGGPFRGRSREELHSVTPREALAHPTWDMGVMVTTNSATLVNKGLEVIEAHLLFDIPLDRIDVVVHPQSVVHSMVQFVDGSTIAQASPPDMRLPIALGLGWPARVPNAASPCDWTQAATWTFEPLDTEAFPAVGLAKDAAKQGSTYPAVFNAANEEAVTAFHAGRIRFTDIVDTVDSVLSEHSGSSGLTVESVLDAESWARARAHERLAVSRL; encoded by the coding sequence ATGCAGCCACGCAGAATCGTCCTCCTCGGATCCACTGGTTCCATCGGCACCCAGGCGATTGACGTCGTCGACGGCGCCCCGCACCTGTTCGAAGTGGTGGCCCTCAGTGCCGGGGGCGGCAACCTGGAGCTCCTGGCGCAGCAGGCGGTCCACACCGGCGCCACTGTGGTGGGGATTGCCGGCGGGGATCCTGCCCGGCTGGCATCGCTGATCAGCGACGCCGCGGCTGCGGCAGGCCGCCAGGGGTACCGGCCGGAGATCGTGGCAGGCCCGGACGCCTCCGCCCGCATCGCGGCGGTGGAAGCGGACGTGGTGCTCAATGGCATCACCGGATCAATCGGCCTGGCCCCCACCCTCGCGGCACTCAAGTCCGGAGCCACGCTGGCCCTTGCCAACAAGGAATCCCTGATCGTCGGCGGCAGCCTGGTCAAGGCAGCGGCCCGCGAAGGCCAGATAGTCCCCGTCGATTCGGAGCACTCGGCCATCGCCCAGTGCCTGCGCTCCGGCACTGCCGTTGAGGTGGACAAGCTCATCCTCACAGCTTCAGGGGGACCGTTCCGGGGCAGGAGCCGGGAAGAGCTCCACTCCGTCACCCCCCGGGAAGCCCTGGCCCACCCCACCTGGGACATGGGCGTCATGGTCACCACCAACTCCGCCACGCTGGTGAACAAGGGCCTGGAAGTCATCGAGGCGCACCTGCTGTTCGATATTCCGCTGGACCGGATCGACGTCGTGGTGCACCCCCAGTCGGTGGTCCATTCCATGGTCCAGTTCGTGGACGGCTCCACCATCGCCCAGGCTTCCCCGCCGGACATGCGCCTGCCCATCGCGCTGGGGCTCGGCTGGCCCGCCCGGGTGCCCAACGCCGCCAGCCCGTGCGACTGGACCCAGGCCGCCACGTGGACCTTTGAACCGCTGGACACCGAAGCTTTCCCCGCCGTCGGACTGGCCAAGGACGCCGCCAAGCAGGGGAGCACCTACCCTGCTGTCTTCAATGCGGCCAACGAGGAAGCGGTCACGGCGTTCCATGCCGGCCGGATCCGGTTCACGGACATCGTCGACACCGTGGACAGTGTGCTCAGCGAACACTCAGGTTCCTCCGGGCTGACGGTGGAATCCGTGCTGGATGCTGAAAGCTGGGCACGCGCACGGGCCCACGAACGTTTAGCAGTCAGCAGACTCTAG
- a CDS encoding RIP metalloprotease, with protein sequence MTPVLLFILGVVFVALGIAVSIALHEVGHLVPAKLFKVRVTKYMIGFGPTLWSRRKGETEYGVKAVPLGGYVSMIGMYPPNKEDGSVRPSSTGMFQTLATEARSMAHEEVGPGDENRVFYRLPVWKKVIVMLGGPAMNMILGVLLTAVLLMGFGVATATTTISDVSKCQVAAGQTVDPDSADCQLTPAAAAGLKPNDTITSFDGKPVTRWDQLTEWIRASAGKEVAITVQRDGQTVSTTVTPVLSARPVIGTDGRQATDAAGNLQYQDVGFLGIGAQTALVPQPASSVLPMAGENIRQVAGVVLNLPARVVGVAKAAFSEEPRDPNGPISVVGVGRVAGEVAAMEAVPMQSRVATLVGLLAGLNFALAVFNLVPLLPLDGGHVAGALYEGARRRVAKLRGRPDPGAFDIAKLLPVTYVVAALLMGMSALLIYADIVKPVNLFG encoded by the coding sequence ATGACCCCTGTCCTACTTTTCATTCTCGGCGTCGTCTTCGTCGCCCTTGGCATCGCCGTGTCCATTGCGCTCCACGAAGTGGGCCACCTGGTGCCCGCCAAGCTCTTCAAGGTCCGTGTCACCAAGTACATGATCGGGTTCGGGCCGACGCTCTGGTCTCGCCGGAAGGGCGAGACCGAGTACGGCGTGAAAGCTGTGCCGCTGGGCGGCTACGTCTCCATGATCGGCATGTACCCGCCCAACAAGGAGGACGGCTCAGTCCGGCCCTCCAGCACCGGCATGTTCCAGACTTTGGCCACCGAGGCACGTTCCATGGCCCATGAGGAAGTGGGGCCGGGCGACGAAAACCGGGTATTCTACCGGCTGCCCGTCTGGAAGAAAGTCATTGTGATGCTGGGCGGCCCGGCCATGAACATGATCCTGGGCGTGCTGCTCACCGCCGTGCTGCTGATGGGTTTCGGTGTTGCCACGGCCACCACCACCATCTCGGACGTCTCCAAGTGCCAGGTGGCAGCGGGACAAACCGTTGATCCTGACTCCGCCGACTGCCAGCTGACGCCCGCAGCCGCGGCAGGCCTGAAGCCCAATGACACCATTACCTCCTTCGACGGCAAACCCGTCACCCGGTGGGACCAGTTGACGGAGTGGATCCGCGCGTCGGCCGGCAAGGAAGTGGCCATCACCGTGCAGCGGGACGGCCAAACGGTCTCCACCACCGTGACGCCGGTGCTGTCGGCCCGGCCGGTCATCGGAACCGACGGGCGCCAGGCCACCGACGCCGCCGGCAACCTCCAGTACCAGGACGTCGGATTCCTTGGTATCGGTGCGCAGACCGCACTGGTGCCCCAGCCGGCGTCGTCCGTCCTGCCCATGGCGGGGGAGAACATCCGCCAGGTGGCCGGTGTGGTCCTCAACCTGCCTGCCCGCGTAGTGGGGGTGGCCAAAGCTGCGTTCAGCGAAGAGCCGCGCGACCCCAACGGCCCCATCAGCGTGGTGGGCGTCGGACGGGTGGCAGGCGAGGTGGCAGCCATGGAGGCTGTTCCGATGCAGTCCCGGGTGGCAACCCTCGTTGGCCTGCTGGCCGGCCTGAATTTCGCCCTCGCGGTGTTCAACCTCGTCCCGCTCCTGCCGCTGGACGGCGGCCACGTTGCCGGCGCCCTGTACGAGGGCGCCCGGCGCAGGGTGGCGAAGCTGCGCGGACGGCCGGACCCGGGGGCGTTCGACATTGCCAAACTGCTTCCCGTCACCTACGTGGTCGCAGCCCTGTTGATGGGCATGAGTGCGCTGTTGATCTACGCGGACATCGTCAAGCCGGTCAATTTGTTCGGCTGA
- a CDS encoding MarR family transcriptional regulator — MFVMTIDQRGSTGDQDRVPALLEQLARLELTGTDKPIFDRSVGDEVQGVVRDAAAVVEIALHALRGGRWYVGIGVGTVALPPHASPREGTGTAFVAARRAVELAKGAGSQVPLSVVPGIMAGEAARGAAGEGVQACANAEAVLRLLGRLVQDRTQAQWRVVDALRRLGTPGQRQGRHGSQKHVAIELGISEQSVSRTVIRSGWQEEWAARPAASMLLGYADSRLGQALEDAPGRKEAPPGQEPANRTEGDR, encoded by the coding sequence ATGTTCGTCATGACCATCGACCAGCGGGGAAGCACTGGAGACCAGGACCGCGTACCGGCCCTGCTCGAACAGCTGGCACGCCTCGAACTGACGGGAACGGACAAGCCCATCTTCGACCGCTCCGTGGGGGATGAAGTCCAAGGCGTCGTGCGGGACGCGGCCGCCGTGGTGGAGATAGCCCTGCACGCGCTCCGCGGCGGACGCTGGTACGTCGGGATCGGCGTCGGAACTGTAGCCCTGCCACCCCATGCCAGCCCCCGGGAAGGCACGGGAACGGCCTTTGTTGCCGCCCGCCGGGCGGTTGAGCTTGCCAAAGGAGCCGGATCCCAGGTGCCGCTGTCAGTGGTGCCCGGCATTATGGCTGGGGAAGCGGCCAGGGGCGCCGCCGGGGAAGGAGTGCAGGCATGCGCCAATGCGGAAGCGGTGCTCAGGCTGCTCGGCAGGCTCGTCCAGGACCGTACGCAGGCCCAGTGGCGGGTAGTGGATGCCCTGCGCCGCCTGGGCACCCCCGGGCAGCGGCAGGGCCGGCACGGAAGCCAGAAGCACGTGGCTATTGAACTCGGAATCTCGGAACAATCGGTGAGCCGAACCGTCATCCGCTCCGGGTGGCAGGAAGAATGGGCAGCCAGGCCGGCCGCGTCCATGCTTCTTGGGTATGCCGACTCCCGGCTCGGCCAAGCCCTGGAGGACGCTCCGGGCCGGAAGGAAGCCCCGCCCGGCCAGGAGCCGGCGAACAGGACTGAAGGAGACAGGTGA
- a CDS encoding YciI family protein: MTVFAVEYVYAANSTETRNEVRPAHREWTGRLAQDSVIVASGPYGDGAGALLIFKASDEAALNSILKQDPFAKAGVIAGTRITEWSPVTGMLAGIAA, from the coding sequence ATGACAGTTTTTGCCGTTGAGTACGTTTATGCCGCCAACTCCACTGAAACCCGCAACGAGGTCCGCCCCGCGCACCGGGAATGGACAGGCAGGCTGGCGCAGGACAGCGTCATCGTGGCCAGCGGACCCTACGGCGACGGCGCCGGTGCCCTGCTGATCTTCAAGGCATCAGACGAAGCCGCCCTTAACTCGATCCTCAAGCAGGATCCTTTCGCCAAGGCCGGCGTGATTGCCGGTACCCGCATCACGGAATGGTCCCCGGTAACCGGCATGCTGGCCGGGATCGCCGCGTAG
- the ispG gene encoding flavodoxin-dependent (E)-4-hydroxy-3-methylbut-2-enyl-diphosphate synthase, whose translation MTSVSLGMPSAPPPVLAPRRKTRQIKVGSVGVGSDFPISVQSMTTTPTTDINATLQQIAELTASGCDIVRVACPSADDAEALPIIARKSQIPVIADIHFQPKYVFAAIEAGCAAVRVNPGNIRKFDDQVKEIAAAAKDHGTSIRIGVNAGSLEPGILKKYGKATPEALVESAVWEASLFEEHGFHDFKISVKHNDPVVMVAAYEMLAEKGDWPLHLGVTEAGPAFQGTIKSATAFGALLSRGIGDTIRVSLSAPPVEEIKVGNQILQSLNLRPRKLEIVSCPSCGRAQVDVYTLAEQVTAGLEGMEIPLRVAVMGCVVNGPGEAREADLGVASGNGKGQIFVKGEVIKTVPESAIVETLIEEAMRIAEEMGEADGEDAVKGSPVVSVS comes from the coding sequence GTGACCTCGGTCAGCCTGGGAATGCCGTCAGCACCACCGCCCGTCCTTGCCCCCCGCCGCAAGACGCGCCAAATCAAAGTCGGCTCGGTAGGCGTCGGATCTGATTTCCCCATCAGCGTGCAGTCCATGACCACCACGCCCACCACGGACATCAACGCCACCCTGCAGCAAATCGCCGAACTCACGGCGTCCGGCTGCGACATTGTGCGCGTGGCCTGCCCCTCCGCCGACGATGCCGAGGCGCTGCCCATCATCGCCCGGAAGTCCCAGATCCCCGTCATCGCGGACATCCACTTCCAGCCGAAGTACGTCTTCGCGGCCATCGAGGCCGGGTGCGCGGCAGTGCGCGTGAACCCCGGAAACATCCGCAAATTCGATGACCAGGTAAAAGAAATCGCCGCCGCGGCCAAGGACCACGGAACCTCGATCCGCATCGGGGTCAACGCAGGATCCCTGGAGCCAGGAATCCTCAAGAAGTACGGCAAGGCCACCCCGGAGGCGCTGGTTGAATCGGCAGTCTGGGAAGCTTCGCTCTTCGAGGAGCACGGCTTCCACGACTTCAAGATTTCCGTGAAGCATAACGACCCCGTAGTCATGGTGGCCGCCTACGAAATGCTCGCCGAAAAGGGCGACTGGCCCCTCCACCTGGGCGTCACCGAAGCCGGGCCTGCCTTCCAGGGCACCATCAAGTCCGCCACCGCGTTCGGGGCACTCCTCTCCCGGGGCATCGGCGACACCATCCGGGTGTCCCTCTCCGCGCCGCCGGTGGAGGAAATCAAGGTAGGCAACCAGATCCTCCAATCGCTGAACCTGCGGCCCCGCAAACTTGAAATCGTGTCCTGTCCTTCCTGCGGCCGCGCCCAGGTGGACGTGTACACCCTGGCCGAGCAGGTCACTGCCGGGCTGGAAGGGATGGAGATCCCGTTGCGCGTGGCGGTCATGGGCTGCGTCGTGAACGGGCCCGGTGAGGCGCGCGAGGCTGACCTCGGTGTCGCCTCCGGCAACGGCAAGGGGCAGATCTTCGTTAAGGGCGAGGTCATCAAGACTGTTCCCGAGAGCGCAATTGTTGAGACACTGATCGAAGAGGCTATGCGTATCGCGGAAGAGATGGGGGAGGCCGATGGCGAAGATGCTGTCAAAGGTAGCCCCGTGGTTAGCGTCTCGTAG
- a CDS encoding GNAT family N-acetyltransferase — protein sequence MLSKVAPWLASRRDAADPAGLSVRILDGQDTPALTVLAQRDPVTNVFILSHLRATGTAAPTSGGAGVIGVFDDGILTGACWAGANLVPVQLDPALAPLVAEAANTSGRRYASAFGPADAVLALHTQLAGLGHRAHEVRDDQPLMVIEGPALVQPNPGLALGNLADFDRILPACAAMFEEEVGYSPYLGGREFYSRRVEGLIRQGHSMVHLNDQGDVVFKAELGAVTDHVTQVQGVWMNPVFRGQGLSAGYMSAVVEKAQQLAPVTSLYVNGFNTRARSTYERVGFRQVGTFATVLF from the coding sequence ATGCTGTCAAAGGTAGCCCCGTGGTTAGCGTCTCGTAGGGACGCGGCAGACCCCGCGGGGCTTTCCGTCCGTATCCTGGACGGCCAGGATACCCCGGCGCTGACAGTGCTGGCCCAGCGGGATCCGGTGACCAACGTCTTCATCCTCTCGCATCTCCGGGCCACGGGGACGGCGGCGCCCACCAGCGGTGGGGCCGGGGTCATCGGGGTTTTCGACGACGGCATCCTCACGGGCGCGTGCTGGGCCGGGGCCAACCTGGTTCCGGTCCAGCTTGATCCCGCCCTGGCCCCGCTGGTGGCGGAGGCCGCCAACACTTCCGGGCGCCGGTATGCGTCCGCTTTTGGGCCCGCTGACGCGGTGCTTGCACTCCATACCCAACTCGCCGGGTTGGGCCACCGGGCCCATGAGGTCCGTGACGACCAGCCCCTGATGGTTATTGAGGGGCCGGCGTTGGTACAGCCCAACCCCGGACTGGCCCTGGGCAACCTCGCCGATTTCGACCGCATCCTGCCCGCCTGCGCCGCAATGTTCGAGGAAGAGGTAGGTTATTCGCCCTACCTGGGCGGCAGGGAGTTCTACAGCCGCCGCGTGGAGGGCCTCATCAGGCAGGGGCACTCCATGGTCCACCTCAACGACCAGGGGGACGTGGTGTTCAAGGCGGAGCTTGGGGCAGTCACGGACCACGTCACCCAGGTCCAGGGCGTGTGGATGAACCCGGTCTTCCGTGGCCAGGGGCTCAGTGCCGGCTACATGTCCGCCGTGGTGGAAAAGGCCCAGCAACTGGCCCCCGTGACCAGTCTCTACGTCAACGGATTCAACACCAGGGCGCGGTCCACCTACGAACGCGTAGGCTTCCGCCAGGTGGGCACCTTCGCTACAGTTCTCTTCTAG
- a CDS encoding proline--tRNA ligase, whose protein sequence is MVLRLSQLFLRTLREDPVDAEVASHKLLVRAGYIRRAAPGIYTWLPLGLSVLRKVEEIIRQEMAAIGAQEVHFPALLPREPYEATNRWTEYGEGLFRLQDRKGADYLLAPTHEEMFTLLVKDLYSSYKDLPLSLYQIQNKYRDEARPRAGLLRGREFIMKDSYSFDVDDAGLEASYAAHRAAYLKIFERLGLEVVPVAATAGAMGGSRSEEFLFPTEIGEDTFVRSAGGYAANVEAVTTVVPEEIDFTNAPAAEVLDTPDTPTIETLVAASNQIAPRAEADGGAWTAADTLKNVVLAVTLPTGERQLVVIGVPGDRAVDLKRVEANIGSFLPISGEIGLEQAGEEDLKKQPLIVKGYLGPGLTLDQALLGAESATKLLYLVDPRVVRGTAWITGANQAGKHVFGLVAGRDFTWDGVIECTEVRAGDPSPDGSGPLETARGIEMGHIFQLGRKYAEALDLKVLDQNGKQVVVTMGSYGVGVTRAVAALAEANHDERGLVWPRTVAPADVHVVAAGRGEEIFQAAEKLSADLEAAGLSVIYDDRPKVSPGVKFGDAELVGVPTILAVGRGLVDGVVEIKDRRSGEAENIEVDKAVDYVVNAVRNQ, encoded by the coding sequence GTGGTCCTACGACTTTCCCAGCTTTTCCTGCGCACGCTGCGCGAAGACCCCGTCGATGCCGAGGTCGCCAGCCACAAACTCCTGGTCCGCGCCGGCTACATCCGCCGCGCCGCCCCCGGCATCTACACCTGGCTGCCGCTGGGGCTCAGCGTCCTGCGCAAGGTCGAGGAGATCATCCGCCAGGAAATGGCCGCCATCGGTGCCCAGGAAGTCCACTTCCCCGCCCTGCTGCCCCGGGAACCGTATGAGGCCACCAACCGCTGGACCGAATACGGCGAAGGATTGTTCCGGCTGCAGGACCGCAAGGGCGCAGACTACCTGCTGGCCCCCACGCACGAGGAGATGTTCACACTCCTGGTCAAGGACCTGTACTCGTCCTACAAAGACCTGCCGCTGAGCCTTTACCAGATCCAGAACAAGTACCGCGACGAGGCGCGCCCCCGCGCGGGACTCCTCCGCGGCCGCGAATTCATCATGAAGGACTCCTACTCCTTCGACGTGGACGACGCCGGCCTGGAGGCCAGCTACGCCGCGCACCGCGCCGCCTACCTGAAGATATTCGAACGCCTGGGGCTCGAGGTTGTGCCGGTCGCGGCCACCGCCGGCGCAATGGGCGGGTCCAGGAGCGAGGAATTCCTGTTCCCCACCGAGATCGGCGAGGACACCTTCGTCCGCTCCGCAGGCGGCTACGCGGCCAATGTGGAGGCCGTGACCACGGTGGTTCCCGAGGAGATCGACTTCACCAACGCCCCGGCTGCGGAGGTCCTGGACACCCCGGACACCCCCACCATCGAGACCCTGGTGGCCGCGTCCAACCAGATCGCCCCGCGCGCGGAGGCCGACGGCGGCGCCTGGACGGCCGCCGACACGCTTAAGAACGTGGTCCTCGCCGTCACCCTCCCCACGGGTGAGCGGCAGCTGGTGGTCATTGGCGTCCCGGGCGACCGGGCCGTCGACCTCAAGCGCGTCGAAGCGAACATTGGCTCGTTCCTGCCCATCTCGGGCGAGATCGGACTCGAGCAGGCCGGCGAGGAGGACCTGAAGAAGCAGCCGCTGATCGTCAAGGGCTACCTGGGACCGGGCCTTACCCTGGACCAGGCACTTCTCGGCGCCGAAAGCGCAACAAAGCTCCTGTACCTGGTGGACCCCCGGGTGGTTCGCGGAACCGCCTGGATCACGGGCGCCAACCAGGCCGGCAAGCACGTCTTCGGCCTCGTGGCAGGCCGTGACTTCACCTGGGACGGCGTCATCGAGTGCACCGAAGTCCGCGCCGGCGATCCCTCTCCGGACGGCTCCGGCCCCCTGGAAACCGCCCGCGGCATCGAAATGGGCCACATTTTCCAGCTGGGCCGCAAGTACGCCGAAGCGCTGGACCTGAAGGTGCTCGACCAGAACGGCAAGCAGGTGGTGGTCACCATGGGTTCGTACGGCGTCGGTGTCACCCGTGCCGTGGCCGCGCTGGCTGAGGCCAACCATGACGAGCGCGGACTGGTCTGGCCCCGCACCGTGGCCCCTGCCGATGTGCACGTGGTGGCCGCGGGCCGGGGTGAGGAGATCTTCCAGGCAGCCGAGAAGCTCTCGGCAGACCTTGAAGCAGCAGGCCTTTCAGTCATCTACGACGACCGCCCCAAGGTCTCGCCCGGCGTGAAGTTCGGCGACGCTGAACTGGTGGGCGTCCCCACCATCCTGGCAGTGGGCCGCGGCCTGGTGGACGGCGTGGTGGAGATCAAGGACCGCCGCAGCGGTGAGGCCGAGAACATCGAGGTGGACAAAGCCGTCGACTACGTGGTCAACGCCGTCCGCAACCAGTGA
- a CDS encoding TSUP family transporter: MISGFESIQLTTIILIVVAGFAAGWVDAVVGGGGLIQLPALLLVPGIAPVQALATNKMGSIFGTATSAATYYRRVGPDLRTAVPMAVIALAGSFGGASLAATLPAGVFKPIIVVALVAVALFTALKPNVGELTALRHAGHRHYVVACLIGAVIGFYDGLIGPGTGSFLVIALVSAMGYAFLEASAKAKIVNMATNAGALLFFAPHGSILWGIGLVLGAANMAGGYLGARTAVQQGSKFVRVVFLVVVAALILKLGYDVWQENFA, translated from the coding sequence GTGATCTCCGGCTTCGAGTCGATCCAGCTCACCACGATCATCCTGATTGTGGTGGCTGGATTCGCAGCCGGCTGGGTTGACGCGGTGGTGGGCGGCGGAGGACTCATCCAGCTTCCGGCGCTGCTCCTGGTGCCCGGCATCGCGCCCGTCCAGGCGCTTGCCACCAACAAGATGGGCTCCATTTTCGGAACCGCCACCAGCGCCGCCACGTACTACCGGAGGGTGGGGCCGGACCTCCGGACGGCCGTCCCCATGGCCGTCATTGCCCTGGCGGGCAGCTTCGGCGGAGCCAGCCTGGCGGCCACCCTGCCGGCCGGAGTCTTCAAGCCCATCATCGTGGTGGCGCTGGTCGCCGTCGCGCTCTTCACCGCCCTGAAACCGAATGTCGGTGAGCTGACGGCGCTCCGGCACGCGGGCCACCGCCACTACGTCGTTGCCTGCCTCATCGGTGCCGTGATCGGCTTCTACGACGGACTCATCGGGCCCGGGACGGGATCCTTCCTGGTCATAGCCCTGGTGTCCGCCATGGGATACGCCTTCCTGGAGGCCAGTGCCAAGGCAAAGATCGTCAACATGGCCACCAACGCCGGGGCGCTGCTGTTCTTTGCCCCGCACGGGTCCATCCTGTGGGGGATCGGCCTGGTCCTCGGCGCGGCGAACATGGCCGGCGGCTACCTCGGTGCCCGGACCGCGGTGCAGCAAGGCAGCAAGTTTGTGCGGGTGGTCTTCCTTGTGGTCGTCGCGGCTTTGATCCTCAAACTCGGCTACGACGTCTGGCAGGAAAACTTCGCCTGA